The following proteins are encoded in a genomic region of Nicotiana sylvestris chromosome 4, ASM39365v2, whole genome shotgun sequence:
- the LOC138889814 gene encoding uncharacterized protein has translation MNLVSNELLSGMVYASSPHKVWVDLRESLDKVNGSRILFLHRQIATLSQGISPVLVYFSKLKELWAEFDALILCPSCGCEESKRYAEYFGNHMLLQFLMVFNETYSQYNNQIMMMSPTPAINKAYSMIIA, from the coding sequence ATGAATTTAGTTAGTAATGAGTTGCTAAGTGGCATGGTGTATGCATCTAGTCCGCATAAGGTGTGGGTTGATCTTAGAGAAAGTTTAGATAAAGTAAATGGATCCAGGATTCTATTTTTGCACAGACAAATTGCTACTCTATCTCAGGGCATTTCACCAGTGTTAGTGTATTTCTCAAAGCTGAAGGAGCTCTGGGCAGAGTTTGATGCACTCATTCTTTGTCCTAGCTGTGGATGTGAGGAGTCAAAGAGATATGCAGAATATTTTGGCAATCATATGTTGTTGCAATTTTTAATGGTCTTTAATGAGACTTATTCCCAATATAACAACCAGATTATGATGATGAGTCCTACTCCAGCTATAAACAAGGCCTACTCTATGATTATAGCATAA
- the LOC104220350 gene encoding trihelix transcription factor DF1-like produces the protein MLGVSGMISSTNSGGGGENPESGGGAASGGSSEIAIGGGGISISGGFMTEEDRAIRNMEEGERNSGGGNRWPRQETIALLKIRSEMDLVFRDSSLKGPLWEEVSRKMADLGFHRSAKKCKEKFENVYKYHKRTKDGRASKADGKTYRFFEQLEALENNPSSLLLPPPITSSRPPPPPLEATPINMAMPMPSGNANTINLQLPASQQQGTTTTVTVSSAPPNNIFVSSHQNTTSHQNIPLSSSMAPSPQPANNPINNLQANTNFPSHQNISAMSYSTSSSTSSDEDIQRRHKKKRKWKDFFERLMKDVIDKQEDLQRRFLETLEKRERDRMVREEAWRVQEVARMNREHDLLVQERSMAEAKDAAVVSFLQKITEQQNIQIPSNINVAPPSAQVQIQLPENPPPPPATRSQVVQQQTQPTVLLSPAPPQPSPATPAPISLPGTIPAPVPAQSLPLTPPVPAKNVELTPKSDNGGEGYTPASSSRWPKAEVEALIKLRTQLDVKYQENGPKGPLWEEISAGMKKIGYNRNAKRCKEKWENINKYFKKVKESNKKRPEDSKTCPYFHQLDALYKEKAKNETSSSSFSNPSASGFALNPENNPMMPIMARPEQQWPLPPHHQQPQQHHESTRMDHDHESDNMDQDEDDEDEEDEDEENAYEIVANKQQSSMAAANTTTTTTASATTTV, from the exons atgctaGGAGTTTCTGGGATGATAAGCAGTACTAATTCAGGAGGTGGGGGAGAAAATCCAGAAAGCGGCGGCGGAGCAGCTAGTGGAGGAAGTAGTGAAATAGCTATAGGAGGTGGCGGAATTTCAATATCTGGTGGATTTATGACAGAAGAAGATAGAGCAATAAGAAATATGGAAGAAGGAGAGAGGAATTCAGGTGGTGGAAATAGATGGCCAAGACAAGAAACAATAGCTTTGCTGAAAATAAGGTCGGAGATGGACCTTGTTTTTAGAGATTCTAGTCTTAAAGGTCCCTTATGGGAAGAAGTTTCCAG GAAAATGGCGGACCTCGGTTTCCATCGAAGTGCCAAGAAATGTAAAGAGAAATTCGAGAATGTTTACAAGTATCACAAGAGAACTAAAGATGGTCGAGCTTCTAAAGCAGATGGCAAAACTTATCGTTTCTTTGAACAATTAGAAGCTCTTGAAAATAACCCTTCTTCTTTATTATTGCCACCACCAATTACTTCTTCTCGTCCCCCACCACCTCCTTTGGAAGCTACTCCTATAAATATGGCCATGCCAATGCCATCTGGAAATGCTAATACCATAAATCTTCAACTCCCAGCTTCACAACAACAAGGTACTACTACTACTGTTACTGTTTCATCAGCGCcaccaaataatatttttgtgtCTTCTCATCAAAATACTACCTCTCACCAAAATATTCCGTTAAGCTCTTCAATGGCACCATCGCCACAACCAGCTAATAATCCGATAAATAATCTTCAAGCAAATACAAATTTTCCATCCCATCAGAATATTTCAGCAATGTCGTATTCGACTTCTTCATCTACTTCTTCAGACGAGGATATACAAAGGCGGCATAAGAAGAAGAGGAAATGGAAGGATTTTTTTGAGAGGTTGATGAAGGATGTGATTGACAAACAAGAGGATTTGCAAAGAAGGTTTTTGGAGACATTAGAGAAACGAGAGCGTGACAGGATGGTACGAGAAGAAGCATGGAGAGTACAAGAAGTGGCAAGAATGAATAGGGAACATGATCTTTTGGTCCAAGAAAGATCAATGGCAGAAGCTAAAGATGCAGCTGTTGTTTCATTCTTGCAAAAGATAACTGAACAGCAAAACATCCAAATTCCAAGTAACATCAATGTTGCTCCTCCATCAGCACAAGTACAAATACAATTGCCCGAAAATCCACCACCTCCGCCGGCAACACGTTCACAAGTAGTGCAGCAACAAACACAACCAACTGTTCTACTATCACCAGCGCCACCTCAACCATCACCCGCAACACCAGCTCCAATATCGTTACCAGGGACAATACCAGCTCCGGTACCAGCACAGTCACTGCCACTAACACCTCCAGTACCAGCCAAGAACGTGGAATTAACACCAAAAAGTGATAACGGGGGCGAGGGTTATACTCCAGCAAGCTCTTCAAGATGGCCTAAAGCAGAAGTTGAAGCGTTGATTAAGCTTCGAACACAGCTAGATGTTAAGTACCAAGAAAACGGACCAAAAGGGCCGCTCTGGGAGGAGATATCAGCTGGAATGAAAAAAATTGGATACAACAGGAACGCCAAGAGATGCAAAGAGAAATGGGAGAACATCAACAAGTATTTCAAGAAAGTGAAGGAGAGTAACAAGAAGAGACCAGAAGATTCCAAGACTTGCCCATATTTCCACCAGCTCGACGCATTGTACAAGGAGAAAGCTAAGAACgaaacttcatcttcttcattcaGTAATCCTTCAGCAAGTGGGTTTGCATTAAACCCTGAAAACAACCCAATGATGCCGATCATGGCTCGTCCAGAACAACAATGGCCGCTTCCGCCACATCATCAACAACCACAACAACACCATGAAAGTACCCGAATGGATCACGACCACGAGAGTGATAACATGGATCAAGACGAGGACGATGAAGACGAGGAAGACGAGGATGAGGAAAATGCGTATGAGATAGTGGCAAACAAACAGCAATCATCAATGGCAGCAGCCAACACAACAACCACCACCACAGCTTCTGCTACAACGACAGTTTGA